In Thermococcus stetteri, the DNA window ATTGACGCCGAAGTCAGCCGCCACCATTGCTTCGGGGACGACGCTGATATATTCTATAAGCGAAGCCGCCCTATCCACGAAGTCTTCCCCAAACACAGTGGAAAGCTCTTTCCTCCTCTCGCGTGCTATTATGGAGGTCCCTTCCAGGCCGGCCCACTTGGTCATGACTATCGCGTCGCCCGGCTTTGCCCCATCCGGCCTGACGAGCTTTTCCCTCTCGACCTCTCCGAGCATCGTCCCGATTACTATCGGCCTGTCGAGGCCGGGGGTTACCTCCGTGTGGCCGCCGATGATCGCTATCCCGAGCTTCTTCGCCTCCGCGTCGATATCTGCCATTATCCTCTCTGGAAGTTCATCGTCGGTGTTCCCCGGAAGGAGGAGAGTAACGAGGAACCACCTCGGCCTCGCCCCTGAAACCGCCACGTCGTTCGCGTTGATGTGGAGCGCGTAAAAGCCGATGTCTTCAACGGCCCCGGTTATCGGATCGGTTGAGGCCACCAAAACCCGCTCGCCGAAATCCACCGCTCCGAAGTCTATCCCCCTTCCGGGGCCGAGGAGAACGCGTCCATCCTCCCTTCCGAGGTACCTGAAGAGCTTCTCCAGGAGTTCCGGTGGGACCTTTCCGGGAGGAAGCATAGTCACACCCCGGATTCTTTCTGGCCCTCATCGAGCAGGGTGGATTGGAGGTCTTCCAGTGTTCTCAGGTGTTCTTCGCCCATCTTTGAAAGCTGTGAAAAAAGCTTCCTCACGCTTTCATCGGTTGCCTTTTCCTCCAGGTACCTGTAAACTTCCATACTGAGCTTTTCAATCTCGGTGAGGTACTCCAGAACCTCCTTAAAGCTCCCCCTGTAGAGCATCTCTCTCAGGCGTTCTTGCGAGAGCTCCACCTCCAGGGAAGGAAGCTCCAGCTGGAGGGGCTTCTCCTGAGGAAACTGCTCCTTGAACGCCCTTAGAAGGATTTGAGCCCGGTCAATGCTTTCATTGTACAGGGCGGTGAGATACTTAGAAACCCTTTCGTCCCACGTGACTTCCCCGCTGAGCTGGGCGAGGGAGTAGTATATCTCGGCCTTTCTCGTCTCCTGGGTTATCCAGTAGGAGAAGAGCTCCCGGTAGTCAAGGTTGGATACTGCGTCGATAATCTTTCCCAGCCTTTCCCTTTCGGACCTTCGGTACTGAAGTCCCATCCCTTCCACCAATGCCGGGATTGCCCTCTCCGGATTTATAGGTTTCGCTGGAAGGAGAAGTGAAGGGAAGGCCTCAGGCGGCGAGGTAGTAGTACTCGCCCATCTCCTTCTGCTCCCTGTCCTTAACTGATCCTTCCTTGTTCGCCCTCGGCCTTCCCGTGTCGGGGTCGCGCCTGAAGGTTATCCCCACGTTGGCCAGGAAACGGTTCATTCCCTCCCTCATACCCATAGGCGGTAGGGCCCTTCCGTGCTTCCCGGGTTCGCCCTCGAAGACTATGAGGCGGTCGCTGAGGTAATCAACCATCATGACGTCGTGCTCGACTATCAACGCTGTCTTCTCGTTCTTGGCCATGAGTGAGCGAATCGCCTTTGAGACCGCTAACCTCTGCTCGACGTCGAGGTGGGCGGAGGGTTCGTCGAGGAGGTAGAGATCAGCGTCCCTGAGCAGGCAGGCGGTTATTGCAACCCTTTGCAGCTCACCGCCGGAGAGCTCGCTTACGTTCCTGTCGTAGAGGTCGGGAATGCCGAGCGGGTTGAGGAGTTCCGTCTTGTAGAAGTTGCTCATGAGCTTCGAGGCGTCTATCTTGCTGAGGAGCTCGAACACCGTTCCCTCGTAGTCAGTCTTTATGTACTGGGGCTTGTAGCTAACGGTGAGCGACCAGTCGACCTCGCCCTCGGTGGGCTTCTCCACCCCTGCCAGCATCTTCACGAAGGTGGTCTTTCCGATACCGTTGGGTCCGACTATGCCGACCACTTCCCCCACGTAGAGCTCGCCGCCCTCAGCCTCAAGCCTGAAGGAGCCGTAGTCCTTCACGAGCCTCGGGTACTGGACGAGGATTTCGCCCTCTTGGGCCTTCCTCTCGCCGGTTTTTGTGAAGGTTATCTCGAAGGGCCTGAAGCGGACGTTCTCATCCCTCAGGTAGCCCCTCAGGAACTCGTTTATCCCGTTTCTCGTCGATTTCGGCTGGGAGAAGATACCGTAGGCCCCGGGTTTGCCGTAGACGACGTGGATTATGTCGCTCATGTAGTCGAGCAGGGCCAAATCGTGCTCGACAGTCAGCACGTTCTTTCCGCTCTCGGCGAGCCTCCTGATGGTTTTCGCTATCCTGAGCCTCTGCCTTATGTCGAGGTAGCTTGAGGGCTCGTCGAAGAAGTAGAAGTGGGCATCCCTGAGGAGGGCGGCCGCTATGGCGACCCTCTGAAGCTCTCCACCAGACAGCTGCTGGATTTCCCTGTCCAAGATGTTCTCGAGCTCAAGCTCCTTAACTACCTCGTCGAACTTTCCGCTCTCGTCGGCCCTCTTGAGAAGGTCCCTGACCTTACCCTTCACGGCCTTTGGGATGAGGTCAACGTACTGCGGCTTGACTATCGGCCTTATCTCACCCTTCTTAAGCCTCTCGAAGTAGTTCTGGAGCTCGTTGCCGCGGAAGGCCCTGATGACGTTGTCCCAGTCCTCGTTGTCTTCGCAGAGGTTCGGGATGAGCTGGCCGGAGAGTATCTTAACGGCCGTCGTCTTACCGGTTCCGTTTGGACCTAGGACACCGACGACCATGCCCTCCTTGACTACAGGTAAGCGGTAGAGGACGAAGGCGTTAATCCCGTACCTGTGGACGCAACCTTCCTCAAGCTCCTCCGGGAGGTTCACTATCGTTATCGCATGGAAGGGGCACTTGTGGACGCAGATTCCACAGCCTGTACAGCTTGCCTCCTGGATTATTGGGCGGTAGTTCTCCTCGTCGATTATTATGGCCTCACCGCCCATTCGGTTGACCGGGCAGACCCTCTCACAGAGGAAGTGACCGCACTTATCAGGATTGCACTTGTCGTAATCGATGACAGCTATCCTCGGCATTCTCACCACCGGGCGGGAGTGGAAAAATGTCTTTTAAAGGATTGCGGGGTTCATTCTGGGGGCTATCTTGGAGACCTCATATTTCTTGAACAAATTTTAAACTTCCCCATGAGATCATACCGAACTAATGCTGTTCTGATGTGCAAACCTACCCTACTGGCTCGGTGTGTAAGTCCTGCCCCCAACTAAAGTCTTAAAAAGAATGCAGTTCATTAATGAAGGGGGTGGTACATTAATGAGTGGAGGTGAAGATCCCCCACAAGACCTACATTGAAACGGTTGTAAAGAACATACAGCCGAGTCTTGAACCTCTGTTTGAAAGACTAGGACTAAACACGAACCCAACGCCAAGCGATTGAGGAGCGCTTGCTGGCTACCCCAGGCTGGCTTACCACAGCTTCAACGTCCTCGACAAAGAGACAAGGATAAAGCTCGTGAGCTACGCTGAGAAGTTTAGGAGGATAATGAACGAAAAGCTAAATGGAACTGATTTTGAGGTTACCAACTTCGAAGGCAGGACGATACTGTTCAACAAAAAGACTAACGAGGCCTTTGAGATAGGGTTTACGGACATATGGTCAATACTCGCATCTAAGAACGTCGAGGAGGTCGTTCAGAAGATAATCGGGAGAAATAAGGGCATGGTTTATAACATAAAGTTCTATCCTATTGAAAAATAATTACTTAATATTCGTAACCTTCTTTTTTATCACCTGCTCTTTGAGAGTTAGACTCCTTTGAAAGCTATAAATGGTAGCAACAGCATCTGACTATTGTTCCTCACGGGTAAATCCTCACGCCCATTGCCCTCTCGCCGTTGTCGTATATCTTCTTGATTTTGAAGAGGTAAGCCGGTGTCCTGCTCCAGTCTCTCGGTTTCTCCGGCCTGTGAAAGACGTCGTGGACGGCGTTGGTATATTCCCACACCTCATCGCCCTCGTGCACTTCAACTTCGCAACGGAGTTCGTAGGAAGTGCTTGGGGGTGTGAAGAAAAGTACCGTAGCTTCCCTGCTTCCTCCTGTAATGTTTGTCCACGTGTGCTTTTTAGCGAGCTCAAGGGAGACGAGCTTTGTGAAGTCAACTTTCTCCCTCACGTAGATCTCGTTGAGGAGAAAGCTGAGGGCTTCCCTTGGATTGTAAGGCCTCTTTAACTCCTCCCGGAGCTTCTGAAGGGTCTCTTCTAGATATTCCTCCCTATGGATGAACCCTATACCCTTGATCGAGCCGTTGGGCCCGGCCCTACCCCAGGTTATTATCGCTGGGTTGTGCCTCGTGAAGCCGAGCAGAACTGAGGGGTCGAACTTTCCCTCGGCGAGCTTTCTTATTCCAGCCACCCTCTCCTCAAAGGCGTATTTTATGAACTCCTCGGGGATCATCGAACCACCGTTTAATTTTGCCCTCAAAGTTAAAAACGCCTTTCGGTGTAGTTTTATCCATGACGAGACCCGTACTGCTCACCCTCAACCTCGTTCCATGCAGGTTCATCGAGAGGCTCAACCGCTTCGTTGCCCTTGTTAAGGTAAACGGCGAGACTAGAAAAGCGCTTGTGACGAACACCGGCAGGCTCGAGGAGTTCATGATCTCAGGTAGAAAAGCTTTCTGCGTCCCGAAAGAAGGTGGAAAGACCGACTTTGTTTTAGTCGCGTTTGAAGACAGAAATGGCAAGGGGGCTGTAATTGACACCAGGACGCAGGCAAGGGCCTTTGAGAGGGCCGTCGAACTCGGCCTGGTTCCCTGGTTGAGTGGCTGTTCCATAAAGAGGAAGGAAGTTAAGGTTGGTAGCTCCCGCCTGGATTACCTCTTTGAATGTCCCGATGGTGAAGTCTACGCCGAGATGAAGAGCGCTGTCTTAAGAAGTGGGGATGGAAGAGAGTACGCAATGTACCCAGACTGCCCTTCAGTAAGGGGCCGGAAGCATATAAGGGAGCTGATCGAACTGTCGAAGGTTGGAAAGAGGACAATGATCTTCTTCATCGGTGCTATGCCGGGTGTCAAGAGGTTCAGACCCTATGAAAAGGGCGATCCTGAGATAGCCAGGCTCCTTAGAGAGGCCAGAAAGTCTGGTGTCGGTATTCATGCCCTCAGCATCTCGCTCTTGCCGGACGGGAGAGTCCTCCTCGAAAGGCCCGAGCTTGAGGTTGAGGTATGAGAACGGTTTTAAACCCGATGTCCAAGATGGAGTAGGTGGTGTGAATGGCAATAGTTGACGTAAGGATTCTGGTTGAAGGTGCGAGCGACGTTGAAGTCGTAAGCAAGGCCCTTCAGGGGCTCGCCCTTGGGAGCGAGTACAACATCACGATATCCGCGATAATCCCAACTACCAACGTGGAGATAGCGAAGAGCGCGGCAGCTGGCGCAGACCTGCTAATCATAGCGACCGACGCGGATAGAGTAGGAAGGGAGCTTGCCGAGAGGCTCTTCAACGAGCTGGGAGAGATGGTGGGCCACATCGAGAGGATGAAGCTCCCGCTCGGCCACGACCTCGAGCACGTTGATGTTGAGCTAGTCAGGAAGGAGCTTAAAAACACGCTCGTAAGGGCAGGTCTAAAGAGCCTCCAGGTTCTCCCGGAGTACATGGAACTTAGGAAGCAGCTCCTCGACATCAAGGGCAGGTACGACGAGCTTGCCAACGAGTACGAGGCCATCTACAAGGAGCACGAGGATCTCCAGAAGAAGTACAACGAGCTCTATTCGGAGTATAAGAGACTAGCCAGCGAGAACGAGGGACTCAAAGAGCTCCTCGAAAAGAGGACCAGGCCAGTGAAGATAGAGGACGCCTGGAAGAACCTCTTCCCGGCAGATCCCGTTCCGGACGAGAAGATCCTCTCGCTGGCCGTTGAGAAGCTCGGCCTGAACGGAAAGATAATAGTCGGGCAGGGCTACATCTTCGCCGAGGAGGACGCCTTAATAGAAGAGCTCCTCAAGACGGTCTATCTCAGCCTCGCGGTCAAGGAGGAGCTTGAAAGTGAAAAGCCAAAAGTGGAGCCAAGGGCCTCTCCCTCAGAGCCAAAACCCGTGGAGCCAGAAAACGAGAACATAGTTGAGAACCCTGAAGTGAAGCCAGAAGAGCTTGAGAGGCTCCTGAAGGGTATGGGCGATGAGTGAACCGGACGAGGTAATCGAAGAGTTCGAGACCTACCTGGACCTTGAGGGCAAAAGCCCTCATACCGTTAGGATGTACACCTACTATGTTAGGCGGTACCTTGAGTGGGGCGGCGATCTAAACGCGCGCTCCGCCCTCCGATTTCTCGCCCACCTTCGAAGGAACGGCTACTCGAATAGAAGCCTAAACCTCGTTGTCCAGGCATTGAGGGCATACTTCCGATTTGAAGGCTTCGACGATGAAGCTGAGAAGCTGAAGCCGCCCAAAGTCCCGAGG includes these proteins:
- a CDS encoding AIR synthase family protein; the protein is MLPPGKVPPELLEKLFRYLGREDGRVLLGPGRGIDFGAVDFGERVLVASTDPITGAVEDIGFYALHINANDVAVSGARPRWFLVTLLLPGNTDDELPERIMADIDAEAKKLGIAIIGGHTEVTPGLDRPIVIGTMLGEVEREKLVRPDGAKPGDAIVMTKWAGLEGTSIIARERRKELSTVFGEDFVDRAASLIEYISVVPEAMVAADFGVNAMHDPTEGGIANGLHEMADSARLGFRVYPRKIPVREETRAICEYYGLNPFALVGSGSLLIAVNRDRAKALVEVLLSKGINAAIIGEFLAEKKRVAVVNGGEQPFPRPKTDELWKIFEE
- a CDS encoding ferritin-like domain-containing protein, which codes for MEGMGLQYRRSERERLGKIIDAVSNLDYRELFSYWITQETRKAEIYYSLAQLSGEVTWDERVSKYLTALYNESIDRAQILLRAFKEQFPQEKPLQLELPSLEVELSQERLREMLYRGSFKEVLEYLTEIEKLSMEVYRYLEEKATDESVRKLFSQLSKMGEEHLRTLEDLQSTLLDEGQKESGV
- a CDS encoding ribosome biogenesis/translation initiation ATPase RLI, translating into MPRIAVIDYDKCNPDKCGHFLCERVCPVNRMGGEAIIIDEENYRPIIQEASCTGCGICVHKCPFHAITIVNLPEELEEGCVHRYGINAFVLYRLPVVKEGMVVGVLGPNGTGKTTAVKILSGQLIPNLCEDNEDWDNVIRAFRGNELQNYFERLKKGEIRPIVKPQYVDLIPKAVKGKVRDLLKRADESGKFDEVVKELELENILDREIQQLSGGELQRVAIAAALLRDAHFYFFDEPSSYLDIRQRLRIAKTIRRLAESGKNVLTVEHDLALLDYMSDIIHVVYGKPGAYGIFSQPKSTRNGINEFLRGYLRDENVRFRPFEITFTKTGERKAQEGEILVQYPRLVKDYGSFRLEAEGGELYVGEVVGIVGPNGIGKTTFVKMLAGVEKPTEGEVDWSLTVSYKPQYIKTDYEGTVFELLSKIDASKLMSNFYKTELLNPLGIPDLYDRNVSELSGGELQRVAITACLLRDADLYLLDEPSAHLDVEQRLAVSKAIRSLMAKNEKTALIVEHDVMMVDYLSDRLIVFEGEPGKHGRALPPMGMREGMNRFLANVGITFRRDPDTGRPRANKEGSVKDREQKEMGEYYYLAA
- the sfsA gene encoding DNA/RNA nuclease SfsA, which codes for MTRPVLLTLNLVPCRFIERLNRFVALVKVNGETRKALVTNTGRLEEFMISGRKAFCVPKEGGKTDFVLVAFEDRNGKGAVIDTRTQARAFERAVELGLVPWLSGCSIKRKEVKVGSSRLDYLFECPDGEVYAEMKSAVLRSGDGREYAMYPDCPSVRGRKHIRELIELSKVGKRTMIFFIGAMPGVKRFRPYEKGDPEIARLLREARKSGVGIHALSISLLPDGRVLLERPELEVEV
- a CDS encoding toprim domain-containing protein encodes the protein MAIVDVRILVEGASDVEVVSKALQGLALGSEYNITISAIIPTTNVEIAKSAAAGADLLIIATDADRVGRELAERLFNELGEMVGHIERMKLPLGHDLEHVDVELVRKELKNTLVRAGLKSLQVLPEYMELRKQLLDIKGRYDELANEYEAIYKEHEDLQKKYNELYSEYKRLASENEGLKELLEKRTRPVKIEDAWKNLFPADPVPDEKILSLAVEKLGLNGKIIVGQGYIFAEEDALIEELLKTVYLSLAVKEELESEKPKVEPRASPSEPKPVEPENENIVENPEVKPEELERLLKGMGDE